The following are encoded in a window of Gasterosteus aculeatus chromosome 5, fGasAcu3.hap1.1, whole genome shotgun sequence genomic DNA:
- the LOC120819780 gene encoding uncharacterized protein LOC120819780, whose product MMHLAFLLLIIFTDGSSSQKVCSYQDVVEYLNLTADNSVFRMTRPVLDHKRPTVVQLDIILFALLAVIEKTQTFVPFVWVIMKWNNERISWDPAHFCGITQISIPKEMLWKPDLFIYEMTQKDESPQNPYMYVSYDGTVSSEEEMKVVSTCKMDVHKFPFDIQRCNISIGSAVHCVDEIRVFPFSNSSRATQFSREVIRTQGEWEFLQLTVTSQNFTIDNKQWEYLIYTFTMKRRPLLHVTNFLLPILFFLILDLASFFIEDRRGEKLGFKVTILLAISVLLLILNDILPSMSNKTPLIATYCVVIFALMLLSLLETILVTYFMEKDCASKKKIRLSENRENKQDTFITEEKRQSGCLSICKASDGEKQHELLPMVQEVNNSVQARESDTLLLIMEELKELQNILNLHLVCRHDGGKSGLLAARINRAFFIFYIATVSLFLTLIPHLTHGALPTQIITHFDPYAKLDCVMNDVANCSHRAVYNHLNLVKDNDNSKIRPSRSSSATEVNLDVLLFDILDVIIHNVKFSSIKLCLLSFRIEDNKVPKSPYVALDFDGEVYLRSNMVVVSSCTMEVYKFPFDVQNCNLSFKSTVHPTQDLKLLNWANSKWNLEQSLEEMSQSEWLFVNFSIDEEYVNNFGPNQIKLVYTITMKRRSALYIANFLLPIMFFLGLDLASFGISDSGGEKLGFKVTVLLAVTVMQLILNDILPASSDRIPLIAIYCIGVFGLMMLSLLETILMMYLLGKDAAAKENREDEEQRRNLKKRTSADETPSEQLSVAKEGDSSKPTVESIALENISDELRDVEKTLTRVLNGRKEGNKAGCWTRVAEKVNIVFIITYVIAVIVFLIY is encoded by the exons ATGATGCACCtggcttttctcctcctgatcaTCTTCACAG ATGGCTCGTCCTCCCAGAAGGTGTGTAGCTACCAGGATGTAGTGGAGTACCTGAACCTCACCGCAGACAACAGTGTGTTCAGAATGACCCGACCCGTTCTGGACCACAAACGCCCCACGGTGGTGCAGCTGGACATCATCCTCTTTGCCCTCCTGGCTGTG ATTGAGAAAACGCAAACCTTTGTTCCTTTTGTCTGGGTAATAATG AAGTGGAACAATGAACGCATCTCATGGGACCCGGCTCACTTTTGTGGAATCACTCAGATTTCCATTCCTAAGGAAATGCTCTGGAAACCAGACCTCTTTATCTATGAAAT gacACAGAAGGATGAATCCCCTCAGAATCCGTACATGTACGTGTCCTACGACGGGACGGTCTCTTCCGAAGAGGAAATGAAGGTGGTCAGCACTTGCAAAATGGACGTCCATAAGTTCCCCTTCGACATACAGAGATGCAACATCTCCATCGGCTCTGCGGTGCACTGCG TTGATGAGATTCGTGTCTTTCCGTTCTCCAACTCGTCTCGGGCCACCCAGTTTTCCCGAGAGGTGATAAGGACTCAGGGAGAGTGGGAGTTCCTCCAACTGACCGTAACCAGTCAAAATTTCACCATAGACAATAAACAGTGGGAATATCTCATATACACT ttcaCCATGAAGAGGAGGCCACTCCTCCACGTCACCAACTTCCTGTTGCCCATCCTGTTCTTCCTGATTCTGGACCTCGCCTCCTTCTTCATCGAAGACCGCCGAGGAGAGAAGCTGGGCTTCAAAGTCACCATACTGCTGGCCATCTCCGTCCTGCTGCTCATCCTCAATGACATCCTGCCCTCCATGTCCAACAAGACTCCCCTCATAG CCACCTACTGCGTCGTGATTTTCGCTCTGATGCTGCTCAGCCTGCTGGAGACCATCTTGGTTACATATTTCATGGAGAAAGACTGTGCCTCCAAGAAGAAGATCAGGCTGAGCGAAAACAGGGAGAACAAGCAGGACACCTTCATCACAG aggagaaaagacaaagCGGCTGTCTGAGCATCTGCAAAGCGTCAGATGGTGAGAAACAACATGAATTGCTGCCGATGGTTCAAGAG GTTAACAACAGCGTTCAGGCCCGAGAGAGTGACACGTTGCTGCTGATcatggaggagctgaaggagttgCAGAATATTTTGAATCTGCACCTCGTCTGTAGACATGACGGAGGGAAGTCTGGCCTCTTGGCCGCAAGAATCAACAGAGCTTTCTTCATTTTCTACATCGCCACCGTGTCACTGTTCCTCACCCTCATCCCCCACTTAACACACGGAGCGTTGCCCACTCAGATCATCACACATTTTGACCCATACGCAAAATTGGATT GTGTGATGAACGATGTCGCAAACTGCTCCCATCGGGCTGTTTATAACCACTTGAACCTGGTGAAAGACAACGACAACTCCAAGATCCGGCCTTCTCGTTCTTCATCAGCCACAGAGGTCAATCTGGACGTGCTGCTCTTTGACATTCTAGATGTG ATAATACATAATGTGAAATTCAGTTCAATTAAGTTGTGTTTGTTATCATTCAGGATAGAGGATAACAAGGTTCCTAAGAGTCCTTATGTCGCCCTTGACTTTGATGGAGAGGTCTATCTTCGGAGCAACATGGTGGTGGTCAGCAGTTGCACGATGGAAGTTTACAAATTTCCCTTTGACGTCCAGAACTGCAACCTGTCTTTCAAGTCCACTGTACACCCCA CTCAGGATTTGAAGCTTCTGAATTGGGCTAACAGCAAATGGAATTTGGAACAGTCTCTTGAAGAGATGTCCCAGTCCGAGTGGCTGTTTGTCAACTTCAGCATCGACGAGGAATACGTTAACAATTTCGGTCCGAACCAAATCAAGCTGGTTTACACT ATCACCATGAAGCGGCGGTCTGCCCTCTACATCGCCAACTTCTTGCTTCCGATCATGTTCTTCTTGGGTCTGGACTTGGCCTCCTTTGGGATCTCAGACAGTGGGGGCGAGAAGCTCGGCTTCAAGGTCACGGTGCTGCTGGCTGTCACTGTGATGCAGCTTATCCTCAATGACATCCTGCCTGCCTCTTCAGACAGGATTCCTCTCATTG CAATCTACTGCATTGGGGTTTTTGGTCTGATGATGCTGAGCCTGCTGGAGACGATTTTGATGATGTATCTGTTAGGAAAAGACGCTGCAGCCAAAGAAAACAGGGAAGATGAAGAGCAAAGACGGA ATTTGAAGAAAAGGACGTCTGCTGATGAAACTCCATCCGAACAACTGTCAGTCGCCAAAGAG GGCGACAGCAGCAAACCGACTGTGGAGTCCATTGCTTTGGAGAACATCTCAGATGAGCTGAGGGATGTGGAGAAAACGCTGACTCGGGTCCTCaacggaaggaaggaaggaaataagGCCGGCTGCTGGACCAGGGTGGCTGAAAAAGTCaacattgttttcatcattacCTATGTCATAGCTGTCATTGTGTTTTTGATAtactaa
- the LOC120819336 gene encoding 5-hydroxytryptamine receptor 3A, translating to MMLAGFFFLFLVSGGSTSNISEQTELHDDPPNFNQDNYEGFNISTTDIFKPPELNGSTNQDSKYPKLQQGNYTNQNDTNTTVVNQQSEGVMNHVADCSHRAIYNRLNLVKDNNNSKIRPSRPSRSSSTTSVNVDMRLYAILEVNEKKQQFVSYIWVTLRWYDEDITWKPADFCGIRKIYPPSDVLWTPDLTIEEMIEDNKVPMSPYVALDFDGEVYLQRNMVVVSSCRMEVYKFPFDVQNCKLTFKSIAHTYENLKITTWADSQWTMEWSLERMTQSEWLFVNLTISEKVVEDHNGYKTMLIYTITMKRRSSLYIANFLLPIMFFLGLDLASFGISDSGGEKLGFKVTVLLAVTVMQLILNDILPASSDRIPLIAIYCIGVFGLMMLSLVETILMMYLLGKDAAVEENREDEEQRRNLKKSTSADETPSEQLSVAKEGDSSKPTVESIALENISDELRDVEKTLTRVLNGRKKGNKAGCWTRVAEKVNIVFIITYVIAVIVFLIVLFSQWTKDDE from the exons ATGATGCTCGCTGGTTTCTTCTTTCTGTTCCTCGTCTCAG GTGGGAGCACCTCCAATATTTCAGAACAAACAGAGCTTCATGATGATCCACCAAACTTCAATCAGGACAATTATGAAG GGTTCAACATCTCAACGACAGACATCTTCAAACCACCAGAGCTCA ATGGAAGTACCAACCAGGACTCAAAATATCCCAAGCTTCAACAGGGGAACTATACAAACCAGAATGATACGAACACGACTGTCGTAAATCAACAATCTGAAG GTGTGATGAACCATGTCGCAGACTGCTCCCATCGGGCTATTTATAACCGCTTGAACCTGgtgaaagacaacaacaactccAAGATCCGGCCTTCTCGGCCTTCTCGTTCTTCATCAACCACATCTGTAAATGTGGACATGCGTCTCTATGCCATTCTAGAAGTG AACGAAAAGAAACAGCAGTTTGTTTCCTACATTTGGGTTACTTTG AGGTGGTACGACGAAGACATAACATGGAAGCCTGCAGATTTCTGCGGTATTAGGAAGATTTATCCCCCTTCGGATGTATTGTGGACTCCAGATCTAACAATCGAAGAGAT GATAGAGGATAATAAGGTTCCTATGAGTCCTTATGTCGCCCTTGACTTTGATGGAGAGGTCTATCTTCAAAGAAACATGGTGGTGGTCAGCAGTTGCAGGATGGAAGTTTACAAATTTCCCTTTGACGTCCAGAACTGCAAACTGACTTTCAAGTCCATTGCACACACAT ATGAGAATCTGAAGATTACAACTTGGGCGGATAGCCAATGGACTATGGAATGGTCCCTTGAAAGAATGACGCAATCCGAGTGGCTGTTTGTCAACTTGACCATCAGCGAGAAAGTGGTCGAAGATCATAATGGATATAAAACCATGCTGATTTACACT ATCACCATGAAGCGGCGGTCTTCCCTCTACATCGCCAACTTCTTGCTTCCGATCATGTTCTTCTTGGGTCTGGACTTGGCCTCCTTTGGGATCTCAGACAGTGGGGGCGAGAAGCTCGGCTTCAAGGTCACGGTGCTGCTGGCTGTCACTGTGATGCAGCTTATCCTCAATGACATCCTGCCTGCCTCTTCAGACAGGATTCCTCTCATTG CAATCTACTGCATTGGGGTTTTTGGTCTGATGATGCTGAGCCTGGTGGAGACGATTTTGATGATGTATCTATTAGGAAAAGACGCTGCAGTCGAAGAAAACAGGGAAGATGAAGAGCAAAGACGGA ATTTGAAGAAAAGCACGTCTGCTGATGAAACTCCATCCGAACAACTGTCAGTCGCCAAAGAG GGCGACAGCAGCAAACCGACTGTGGAGTCCATTGCTTTGGAGAACATCTCAGATGAGCTGAGGGATGTGGAGAAAACGCTGACTCGGGTCCTCAAcggaaggaagaaaggaaataaGGCCGGCTGCTGGACCAGGGTGGCTGAAAAAGTCaacattgttttcatcattacCTATGTCATAGCTGTCATTGTGTTTTTGATTGTTCTCTTTTCACAGTGGACTAAAGATGACGAGTAG